In Ovis canadensis isolate MfBH-ARS-UI-01 breed Bighorn chromosome 3, ARS-UI_OviCan_v2, whole genome shotgun sequence, one DNA window encodes the following:
- the RAD51AP2 gene encoding RAD51-associated protein 2 — protein sequence MSLTQRAPQVSELGEPASPLPPSDDPDSLPPRSKKPRLEETGGVSEGAWRLPLVPCLSEVEKVWELSLRPLKELMISTEEIFGNAKDSCVKKSVSGKQIYNPEGQNSKFEMDSCLRSLPSQNFAAGVKASRTSCEPGLYDREIFSAHCTDRFETETGQLSHASVHNVHVIKNEDGKQYLVQERDNSQEDNNDVKLTENPFLDITFYKETKSTFHDIKNRCKAGSVMPSNKKENSIPASTLKISKSQNRPSMEIVKPSYFRDKSTTSIPEFPTDLNSKMSSVYLKEIRKKNDKNEAYVRDFTNTHWSQNRPDVKKQKLQNDEKIVDAENIFSECCESNHQSLSNQSVCVRKKDLISLHYYNHSSIKSDAIDSAKNFTIKLENANCKETETCLYSYIFTRLEKLQSWDCNIIYILRKNRENSWTVDSYKVKYENMKQAGEILNLQQLLEIDLSKRNYHNMKVVKTHDEKAKPLMTETLGSQKALKQIFCLKDKGEKDNMLHFRYYSTQKDFHLSSNFESFITEIFYFHENISGNKKDNNILTWYGILKCKKQIDVQNLITETMNVSINNISSICLQISVLDPLNIILKTSITSLLNDFVSFTIVENDCKLEEGCIFKWIMYLNYPKNITLENHTVCSVRILTFSRLLENIMKPKLKKRKLFKSEQIFEEPKKKLTNSFSMTSKNIYFPIFETFKKIPLLMDFDDIDEIFPTKEISDKNKNCPERVMSVENWIHCSSKTNKTHVRSCSQFTQNWKYINKKTYELNAQNQDLYAEEKQKHNKISSFNFNYIFKDFFNTRQQAIQASHDKKHSEQTNPMTVTQVLGFGNLINEIENKKYNLTLKEEGKITARNLTNFCQGHEDAKTEKEEKNSFYSMDDMFIVQPVSLMTKLDAEETKYVNQSNIVDRNEYESIFQESGLANSKHFHPKNDSSECFNHQFETHLSVGNNECFQDLTAKCLSTDVLTLANNFEMKSKFNLVLEELRMFHEISKENEILSTVETNNRQENYFVERNAVEEVKMEIKKGLKMGTENKLCSSSLLGDMITSPNMHKKHQSLFKWKTVPKNGEQEVPNDCCLRTPEEELLYSTSKEGCENPSPERPTFFSDEFKEEKCNYLLKAGSSFSYGISRVLPLKTCGRPIRIGLSRKAKLKQLHPYLK from the exons ATGTCGCTCACGCAGCGCGCGCCGCAGGTTTCCGAACTCGGGGAGCCTGCCTCCCCTTTACCACCTTCTGACGACCCTGATTCCCTACCACCCCGTAGTAAGAAGCCCCGTCTTGAGGAGACCGGTGGTGTTTCTGAGGGGGCGTGGAGGCTGCCTTTGGTGCCTTGCTTGTCTGAGGTGGAAAAAGTCTGGGAGTTGTCGCTCAGACCCCTCAAAGAGCTCATGATTTCAACTGAGGAGATTTTTGGTAACGCCAAAGACTCCTGTGTGAAGAAATCTGTCAGTGGGAAACAGATATATAATCCGGAAGGCCAAAATAGCAAATTTGAGATGGATAGTTGTTTGCGGTCTCTACCCTCACAAAATTTTGCTGCTGGTGTGAAGGCTTCTAGAACGTCTTGCGAACCAGGGCTGTATGACAGAGAGATTTTTAGTGCGCATTGCACTGATAGATTTGAAACAGAGACTGGTCAGCTGTCCCACGCCTCTGTACACAATGTACATGTAATTAAAAACGAGGATGGAAAACAATATTTAGTTCAAGAGAGAGACAATAGTCAGGAAGACAATAATGACGTAAAACTGACAGAAAATCCATTTTTAGATATCACATTTTACAAGGAGACCAAATCAACGTTTCATGATATTAAGAACAGATGTAAAGCTGGTAGTGTTATGCcatcaaataaaaaagaaaatagcattcCAGCATCTACGCTAAAAATATCAAAATCTCAAAACCGGCCCAGCATGGAAATTGTCAAACCTAGCTATTTTAGAGATAAGAGTACAACAAGTATCCCTGAGTTTCCAACTGATTTAAATAGCAAAATGTCCTCTGTCTATTTaaaggaaataaggaagaaaaatgacaaaaatgaggCATATGTTAGGGATTTCACAAACACTCACTGGTCCCAAAATAGACCTGATGTTAAGAAGCAAAAGTTACAGAATGATGAAAAAATTGTGgatgcagaaaatattttttctgagtGTTGTGAAAGTAACCACCAGTCACTCAGCAACCAAAGTGTTTGTGTGAGAAAAAAAGACTTGATCAGTTTACACTACTATAATCACAGTAGTATCAAGTCTGATGCAATAGACTCTGCAAAGAATTTCACTATAAAACTAGAAAATGCAAATTGCAAGGAGACAGAAACATGCCTGTACAGCTACATATTTACCAGATTGGAAAAACTGCAAAGCTGGGATtgtaacattatatatattttgagaaaaaatagggaaaatagtTGGACTGTGGATAGTTACAAggtgaaatatgaaaatatgaaacaaGCTGGAGAAATACTGAATTTGCAACAATTATTAGAAATAGATCTAAGTAAAAGAAATTATCACAATATGAAAGTCGTGAAAACACATGATGAAAAAGCAAAGCCTCTCATGACAGAAACACTGGGTAGTCAGAAAGCTTTAAAGCAAATTTTTTGCTtaaaagataaaggagaaaaagataataTGCTACACTTCAGATATTATAGCACacaaaaagattttcatttaAGCAGTAATTTTGAAAGTTtcattacagaaatattttatttccatgaaaatatttcaggaaataaaaaagataataatatctTAACCTGGTATGGAATTTTGAAGTGTAAAAAACAAATTGATGTTCAAAATCTAATAACTGAGACTATGAATGTCagtataaataatatttcaagCATATGTTTACAAATCAGTGTTTTGGACCCTCTAAATATTATATTGAAAACCAGCATAACTTCTTTGCTCAATGACTTTGTCTCTTTTACAATAGTTGAAAATGACTGTAAATTAGAAGAGGGATGCATTTTCAAATGGATAATGTATTTGAATTATCCAAAAAATATCACATTGGAAAATCATACTGTATGTTCAGTCAGGATTTTAACTTTTTCAAGACTATTAGAAAATATTATGAAACCtaagttaaagaaaagaaagctatttAAAAGTGAACAAATTTTTGAAGAGCCTAAGAAAAAACTTACCAATTCCTTCAGTATGACAAGTAAAAACATATACTTTCcaatttttgaaacatttaaaaaaattcctctttTAATGGACTTTGATGACATTGATGAAATTTTTCCAACAAAAGAAATTAGTGACAAGAATAAGAATTGTCCTGAACGAGTCATGAGTGTGGAAAATTGGATTCACTGTAGCTCTAAAACTAATAAAACACATGTTAGGTCTTGTTCTCAATTTACACAGAACTGGaaatatattaacaaaaaaaCTTATGAATTAAATGCGCAGAATCAAGATTTATAtgctgaagaaaagcaaaagcataATAAGATCAgtagttttaattttaactacATATTTAAAGATTTCTTCAATACTAGGCAACAGGCTATACAGGCAAGCCATGACAAAAAGCATAGTGAACAAACCAATCCCATGACTGTAACTCAGGTGCTAGGTTTTGGGAACTtgataaatgaaattgaaaataaaaaatacaacttaactttgaaggaggaaggaaaaatcaCAGCACGAAATTTAACAAACTTTTGCCAAGGTCATGAAGACgctaagacagaaaaagaagaaaaaaatagtttttattcaATGGATGACATGTTTATTGTGCAACCAGTTTCATTAATGACTAAATTGGATGCAGAAGAGACTAAATACGTTAATCAAAGTAATATAGTTGACAGAAATGAATATGAGAGTATTTTTCAAGAAAGTGGGTTAGCTAATTCAAAGCATTTTCATCCAAAGAATGACTCTTCAGAATGTTTTAATCATCAGTTTGAAACTCATTTGAGTGTAGGGAACAATGAATGTTTTCAGGACTTAACTGCCAAGTGTTTATCAACAGACGTTCTGACACTAGCAAACAATTTTGAAATGAAGAGTAAATTTAATTTAGTGCTTGAAGAACTTCGTATGTTTCATGAAATTAGTAAGGAAAATGAAATTCTAAGCACTGTGGAAACCAACAATAGGCAAGAAAATTACTTTGTAGAAAGAAATGCTGTTGAGGAGgtaaaaatggagataaaaaaaGGTTTGAAAATGGGTACAGAAAACAAATTATGTTCATCTTCTTTGCTTGGTGATATGATAACAAGTCCTAATATGCATAAAAAACACCAAAGTTTATTTAAGTGGAAAACAGTACCCAAAAATGGTGAACAGGAAGTTCCTAATGATTGCTGCCTAAGAACACCAGAGGAAGAATTACTTTATTCTACTTCTAAGGAAG gttgtgAAAATCCTTCACCTGAAAGACCAACTTTTTTCTCTGAtgaatttaaggaagaaaaatgtaattATCTACTGAAGGCAG GTAGCAGTTTTTCATATGGAATTTCAAGAGTACTACCTCTTAAGACATGCGGTCGACCAATCAGGATTGGATTGTCAAGAAAAGCTAAGCTTAAACAACTTCATCCCTATCTGAAATGA